CTTTCCAGAGCCGAGATCCGTCGGATCTGCTTCTGGGCGATCCGGTAAATCTGAGTGTATGTTACGATCATGACGGCGACGGGAATGTAGAAGCTGATGAGGGAGGACGAAATGGCGTACGTTCGGTTGAGGCTGGAGTCGCAGTTGTCGGTCGGCAGGTCCCTGCGAGATGCATTGACCTCCAAAAAGCCAATCGGCTGAGCCTTGTGCCATTTGAGCTGCACCGGGATGAAGGAGATGAGCACGGATAGAGTCCAAGCCCCGCTGATCATCACAAAGGCCACTCTAGGAGTCATCTTCCTCTCATAGCGGAACGGGCTGGAAATGGCCCAGTATCGGTCCACGCTAATAACACACAGGTTCAGGATAGACGCCGTGGAGCACATGATATCGAAAGCCACCCAAATGTCACAAAACGCACCAAAGGGCCAGAAGCCGGCAACCTCTGTCACAGCCTTCCAGGGCATGACCAGAACAGCCACCAGCAGATCTGACACGGCCAGCGAGATGACAAAAAAGTTGGTGACTTTAGAGCGCAGGTGGCGAAACTTTGTGACAGCTGCACAAACCAGTGTGTTCCCGAGCAAAGTGGAGAGGATTAGAACGGACAGAAAGCAACCGGTCAGAACCCGCGTGGAGCGGTCAGTTTCCACCAAGCCGCTGTCAATGACCGTCGTCGAGTTCAAAGCCATCCCTGCCATCTAATATCTCACTGCATCATGAGAACTAGACGTGTTTGAGTCACACCACAAGAAAGGGCATTTTTCACACCAAAATACATATTTCCAGTTCATATTCCATTGCATTCCGGTGCCACTGAAGTCGTTCAGGTTCAGTTCAGTTATACTGACAGAATTATATTGTGGTAGCATATCATCCTGCATCCATCCATACAAAGTCTTTACTCATCCATCCAGAGTTCCCTTGTATATTGATATCATGATATCATGTGAGACACTTTTCAGAGTGCAATGTGGAAAAACCTGTTCCTGCATTTCTGTGTCAACAAAGAGACAAAACTAATATTAAGAGAACAAATTCCTGCTTATAATAACAACCAGATCGATTTAAACTCACCTGTTAGATGACACTGAAGCGCTTCTTTTTGCAGTTATGCGAATACCGTTGCACTGTTTCTTATAATGAACAGTCTTCTCCGTAAAAAACAAGAAAGGAAACTTGTTTCGTGAGCGTCCTCGGTGAATGACTCTCGCGCACCTCGGAATTGTCGAAATGACGGTGTTATTCCTTCGGGATGCGCTCAACGCGACGAACGCGCGTCGAGATCGGTGAGACCCGACGCCGAGAGACATGACCAACACACTTCACACCGACATGCATCGAGCCAGACCCCCAGGGGCTTGAGAAATTACTCAGTTGgtccggtttaaaaaaaaaaa
This DNA window, taken from Carassius auratus strain Wakin chromosome 14, ASM336829v1, whole genome shotgun sequence, encodes the following:
- the LOC113114297 gene encoding D(1) dopamine receptor-like, whose protein sequence is MAGMALNSTTVIDSGLVETDRSTRVLTGCFLSVLILSTLLGNTLVCAAVTKFRHLRSKVTNFFVISLAVSDLLVAVLVMPWKAVTEVAGFWPFGAFCDIWVAFDIMCSTASILNLCVISVDRYWAISSPFRYERKMTPRVAFVMISGAWTLSVLISFIPVQLKWHKAQPIGFLEVNASRRDLPTDNCDSSLNRTYAISSSLISFYIPVAVMIVTYTQIYRIAQKQIRRISALERAAESAQIRHDSMGSSSNMDSESSFKLSFKRETKVLKTLSVIMGVFVCCWLPFFVLNCMVPFCKRTSTSLPCISPTTFDVFVWFGWANSSLNPIIYAFNADFRRAFAILLGCQRLCPGSISMETPSLNKN